From Rhipicephalus sanguineus isolate Rsan-2018 unplaced genomic scaffold, BIME_Rsan_1.4 Seq637, whole genome shotgun sequence, a single genomic window includes:
- the LOC119377968 gene encoding electron transfer flavoprotein regulatory factor 1 isoform X2 has translation MASVRGQVVQLYKNLLHLGRDYPKGYDYFRSRLKAAFLKNRDVKDPEQLTMLLARGQYIIKELEALYMLKKYRTLKKRYYTDTP, from the exons ATGGCATCCGTGCGGGGCCAAGTTGTCCAGCTGTACAAAAAT CTGCTGCACCTTGGGCGTGACTACCCAAAGGGCTATGACTACTTTCGGAGTCGACTGAAGGCTGCCTTCCTCAAGAACCGCGATGTCAAAGACCCTGAGCAGTTGACCATGCTGCTTGCCAGAGGACAGTACATCATCAAGGAGCTCGAGGCACTCTACATGCTCAAGAAATACCGTACCCTCAAGAAGCGCTACTACACAGACACTCCTTAA
- the LOC119377968 gene encoding electron transfer flavoprotein regulatory factor 1 isoform X1: MWCSGPSNVTYCRITMASVRGQVVQLYKNLLHLGRDYPKGYDYFRSRLKAAFLKNRDVKDPEQLTMLLARGQYIIKELEALYMLKKYRTLKKRYYTDTP; the protein is encoded by the exons ATGTGGTGCAGTGGCCCGAGCAATGTTACATACTGCCG AATCACAATGGCATCCGTGCGGGGCCAAGTTGTCCAGCTGTACAAAAAT CTGCTGCACCTTGGGCGTGACTACCCAAAGGGCTATGACTACTTTCGGAGTCGACTGAAGGCTGCCTTCCTCAAGAACCGCGATGTCAAAGACCCTGAGCAGTTGACCATGCTGCTTGCCAGAGGACAGTACATCATCAAGGAGCTCGAGGCACTCTACATGCTCAAGAAATACCGTACCCTCAAGAAGCGCTACTACACAGACACTCCTTAA